AAAAAAGAGTCTCATATTCTTTGTCATAGAGAATTTCGGCAAGAAACATTAGATAAAGCCGTTTTTCGGGAACATTATCAAATAGTTTTGCTTCTAAGGCTTGGGTTACAATTTCGTAAGGGTCATTAATTTTTTTTGCAGAATTAAAGATTTCTTCGTTGCGTCTGTATCGAAAATAGATTCCTTCCTGCATTATGGCAAACATTATAGCCTTCGTACTTTTAAAGTACTGATAAACCCCTCCTTTTGAAAGGCTTGTAGCGGCAACAATATCTTCCATCGTAGTATTATGAAAACCCTTTTTTAAAAACACCTTTTTTGCAGCTTCTATTATCTCATACGTCCGCTCTTCTCTTGTTTTTCGTTTAAATTTAGCCATATCTATATTATAAGGAAAAATAAAGAGGTAGACAAGAGTAGAAAGTAAAACATTCATTGACCGAAATACCTACAGTAGGAATATGTTGTGAATGCATCTTGTAACATTTGATATGTGTGATGATGAGTTTAGAGGTAAAATTCTTTTTATGCTGATGTCATGGATAAAAGATAAACATATCTTCCCTTTTTATTAAAAAAAATATAATATATTAAGAAAACTGGAGGTTTATTATGAAAGAAAAATTAATCTTTTTTTTGCTTATTGTGTTAAATTTTAGCTTAAACTCTCAAGAAATTTACGATAATTTTTATAAATTCAAAGCCGAACTGTATAACACGCCTTCGGAAAAAACGGCGGCTGCCATCGATGAACATAGGAATAAAATTGAAAAAATGCAAATTTCCGAAGAAGAAAAACTGACTCTTCAAAATTTTTTAGTTTTGGAAGAAATAAATCTTTTAAATCGAGATAAAAACAACAAAAAGAAAATATACCTTATGCTTAAAAAACAAAATGAAGAATCCGCCGCCTTTATGCAGAGCAAAAAGAATTCCAAAGCCGATAAATGGTTTTTGTTAAGTTGGGCGGATATAAAATCCAGATATATAGCTTTTTTATCGGGACAAGATATACAGAAGGAAGCTAATGATACAAAAATGCTTTATCTTGCTGCCTTAAAAAAAGATAAAAAATTTGCTCCGGCAAGTATCTCATTTGGGTTATGGCTATTCTTTGCTCCTCCTATAGTAGGCGGCGGTTATGAAAATTCTTTAAATGAAATATCAAAGGCCGTATCGAATGCAAAAAATAATTATGAAAAATACTTAGCCCTTATTTTCAGAGCTCAAGTCAACTTTGCACTTGAAAATTTCGAGCTGTCCCAAAAGGATTTAAAAGATGCTTCCATCTTAATACCTGATGAAACTTTTACACTGTTTATTGAGGAGTTAAATAAAAATGGAAAAATATTCTTTTCAAAATAGAACGCATAAATTGATAGCGGGAATTTTTCTTTTTATCGGGATCTCATCATTTTGTTTTGCCCAAGAAATTCCTGTAAAATCATCAGATTCGGATAAGATAAAAATCTTTAGTTTGGATGAGTGCGATTCTATTTTTACCGAATATTATAGAAATAATACTATCGGCGATGGAGATTTGAAAATCTTAATAGATGGAATAAAGACACTCACAGATTCTCTGGAAAAAATTCTTTTAGAGAATAAAAAAAACAGGAATATAAAAAAACAAAATGAACTTTTAATTTTATATCTCAAACATGCTGAGATTATTTCTACCATTTATAATTACGGTGGTATGAATCATCAAGCTAAGATAATAAAAAAAACAGATAAAGATTTAAAAAGATTTTTAAAATTATCCGATTTGGAAGGTGAGGTATATTTAAAATATGCAGATTACCTTTATACAAAACTTCCGCTTCCCGAAACAAAGCGCTTCAATACAATTTTAACGCTTCCGGTTTTATACAGAATGGCTCTTTTAAAAGATAAAACTAATAAGGCTGCTTTTGTAAAATTGTCATGCTGGCATGTTTCTTCAGCTGATGAGACTACATCTAATTTTAATTCTCAAATTAAAGCAACGGAAAAATATATTGAAGAATTAAATGAGGTTGATAAATTTAATGCCTATATGTGGTATTCCATATTTTACATGAAAATATATGATACAAAAAAAGGTTGGGAATGCTTTTACAAAGCAAAAAATATTTTCCCCAATCACCCGATTGTTTCCTTGCTTTATGAAAATTACAAAAAAGGAATTCTAAAGTTATGATAAATCCTGAACTTAAAGTTAAAAACTTATATAAAACTTACAGCGTTAATAGTAAAAAAATTGAAGTTACAAAAAACATTTCATTTACTGCCGAACAGGGAAGTCTGATTTGGATTTACGGCAATTCCGGAGCGGGAAAATCCACATTTTTAAATCTTATAACAGGAATAGATTATCCCGATTCGGGAGAAATAGAATGGGGAGATAAGAATATAAATAAAATGAGTAACGGTGAAAGAGCTAAATTCAGGCTTGAAAACTGCGGTCTTATTTTTCAATTTTTTGAATTAATAAAATCTCAAACTATTTTTGATAATGCTTCCATACCTTTAAAAATTCAAAAAAAATCCAAAAAAGAAATACGAGAAGCGCTTACGCCTTTGTTTGAATATTTTGATTTAAAGGATTTGATTTATAAAAAACCTAATGAGCTTTCAGGCGGAGAAAAACAAAGAGTTTCAATCGTCAGAGCTCTTTCCTGTAATCCTAAATACATTCTTGCAGATGAAATAACTTCCTCACTTGATTCGGACCGTTCAAATCAAGTTTATAAATATTTGCGCAAATACTTAAAAGAAAAAAACGGAGTAGGAATTTTTGTTTCGCATGATCCTATTATAAAAAATTATGCGGATAAAATTTATAAAATGGCCGGCGGTTCATTGAATGAAACTGACGGGGAATAAAAAAGTTTTGGAGAAAAAATGTTTTTATTAAAAAGTGCATGGGATAATATTAAATTTCACAAAAAAAGAAGTATTCTTTCCATATTGTTAATTACAATTGCATCTGCGGCAATCCTATTATATAGAGGATTTGTAGAATATTCGGAACAAGGAATGGCTATAGGTTTTATACAAGAATCAGGCCATCTTCAAGTTGCGCTTAAAGATTTTTGGAATAAAAAAAATACGGCAGATATGATACTTACAGCACACGATATGAATAAACTTAAAGATCTTTTTGATAAAACACCGGAAATAGTAAGCTCCGATGCGGTACTTAATTTTCAAGGGATAATACGAACGCAAAATTCTTCTTCAATATTTTGCGGGGCAGGGTACGATGAACCTCACTCTCTGGGATCAACCGAAGGATGTCCTGTTTTTGAGGGAGATAACAGCCTTGTTCTCGATAAAGCTTTATTTAATTCCCTCGGTTTGGATTTGGAAAATAATAATTATGTAAATATAATGTCGGCGATTGGAGAAAAGAAAATTGCGGCCGGTTCTTTTGAGGTTTCGGGAACTATAGATATCGGCACGCCTCAAAATGCCGCCGGCTTTTTAATTGCTTCTCGAAAAGATATTCTTGATTTTTTTGGAATGGAAGATGCCGCTTCATATATAAGGTTATATTTAAAAAATAATCAGGATATTGAAAAAATCGAAAATAAATTAAATTCTGTTTTTAAAGAAAATAATTTAAATTTTGATGTTAAAAACTGGAAAACTCTTAATCCCTCGTGGCAACAGGTGAGCGACTTATTTAATGCACAATTCATTGTAATAAGCGGCATCTTGTATGTTTTAATATTTACAGCACTGACACAAAGTCTTTCAGCAAGCTTTATGGAAAGAATCGGCGAATTCGGTACAATGGAAGCTATAGGCTTAAAAAAATCTATGCTTATTTCGATTTTAATTTTGGAAGTGTGTATTTTATCTTTTGCAGGTATTATCGGAGGCATTTTATTATCACAAGCAGGAAATATTATTACGCAAATGTTTGATATAAAGATGAATCCCCCGGGCTCAACTTCTTATTACTTATTAAACTTTTTTATTACGGCAGAAGCGGTAATCAAAACCCAATTTTTTATATTTTTTACGGCTCTTATTTCGGTTATATATCCGATTTATACCATTAAAAAATATAGCAGTATAAAACTTATAAATTATAATATAAGTTAATCAAAGGACTTTTAAAATGAAAAAGATTTTATGTTTGATTTTTTGTTTTATGATGACGGCAGGATTTTCTCAAAATAAAGAGGAACTTAAAAACAACAATGAAGAAGAGTCTTTAAACATTTCCAAATTTAATATTCTTCCGCATTATTTCGGATTTCCTCTTTCAGTAAAATTCGGATGGCTTTACAGACAAGATAATTTCAGTGTTTTCCCGAATACGGGAATCTTCTTTTCGGCAGACAACGGACCCGCTATAAGTTCTTCCATAGGAATGTTTGTTCAAAAAGATTTTTTTAAATGGGATATAAACGCTTTTTATGATTTTGTTCCGTTTACAATGCATAAAAAAGTTTCCGACCAAATTGTTTATGCAAGAAATAATTTTATCTTTGTTATAAACAGACTGAAAATTTCTCTCCCTGCCCGTGTGGGAAGAAGACTTGTTAATGAAATAAAATTTAAGGGAGCACAAAAGGATTTGCTGCCGAAAACAATTACCGAAATATCGCAGGGAATCAGGTTTGATGTTTATCTTGCAGATTTAGGCTATCTTAAAGCAGCAACTTCTTTTTCTTTTTTTACCGATTGGATTCCGGAAAGCCGTTTTGTTAATTACAGACTTAAATTCGATTTGCCGATAACATTTAAACTGTATTATGTTGACATAGGTTTTGTCTATACTTTTTATAATACCGATAGGATAAATTCTAAAAATATAAATGCCGCCGCCGATTACCAAATAGAAAAATCTCAAGAAGCTATGACGCGGCGCTTTTCGTTTAAAGATGTTCAAAAATATTCTTCGATGCATATTTGGGGAACTGAAATTAGATGGTACGCAGCCCGGACGGGTGTTAATTCAAACGGATTTTTTATTTCAGCCTTTGCAGATGCCGGCTTCGGCTCTAACGAAGTAAAAAAAATAAACCTTATCGCCGAGTGCGGTTTAGGCGCAGGCTATACATTATTTGATAATGTTCCTTTTACATTCCAAGCCGGGTTTAATCAAGATTTTAAACCGATCTTTTTCTTAGGAGTTGTATCCAGAATTATTCAGGGGGGTTGATGGTATTATAAAAATATTATGGAGAAAATATGAAATTAAAATGCGCTGTTTTTATTAATTTAATTATTTTATTAGTTATTCTAACTTTGAGTATTTCTTGTAGTAAGGAAGAAAAACTTCAGCCTATAAATGGAATACAAGAAGGTTCAGCTAAAAAGAGTGATGAGGCTATTGAGCTCGATTTAAAATCTTATAATCCGTTTATCTATGAGATAAACATAAGAAAGTTGAAATATACTAATATTAACAGCAATTATTATGTATTGCCTGAAACCATGAAAAAATGCAAGCAGATACATATTTTTGAAAGTTGGACTAACGAATATATATCATATTTATCCGACTTGGTTATGCAATATGATATGCCCTGTCAAGTTTATTTACCTGAAAATCAAAAGACCTTAAAGAGTTTTGCTTTATTTAATAAAAACGGTCAGGTAGTAAAATATGTATATAAATTAGGCTGCATTCCGATAGACTCATATCCTCATGATGAAGTATACACTTATTATTATAATGATAAAAATTTTATTAGCAAAGATGTTTATAAGATGGAGAATACGGATAGTGAAGTCAGGCAGCTTGTAAATGAATATGAAAAAAAACGTAAAGATAAAAAGATATTATACAATGGAAAAGAAAATAAATATACATTCGATGATATGGAACTTATTTTCAATGAAAGCGGTAAATATAAAGAAATTAAGATTTATTATCATGAAAGATCTTTTGATAAATATGAATTTATTTATGAAAATGCTATGATAAAAAAAATTAAAAAATATGATAATGATAAATTAGAATATGAGATAATTAGTGAGTATGACAACTCAGGCAAAATAAGGAAATATACAACCTCATTGGGAGGAACGGTTGAAATTTTACAATATGATGAGTACGGTAACTGGATTGAAGAAAAGTTTTTTTCTGATGGAGTTTTATTTTCTACCACATATCGAGAGATTGAGTATTGGGAGTAAGCTATGAAACAAAAACAAGTTATAATTATATTTTATATTATTGTATTAGTAATGATAATTCTTCCTGTAGGAATTTTGATTCACTGGCTGTTTTTTAAATCAGGAATAAAATCACATTTTAACGTCCAAAATCAGCAAGAAGTTACAAACGAGTATATTTATGATTTTGATAAATCGGAATATATATTTGCATCTACACAAAATGAATGGTTTGAAGTATCCAAAAATGGAAAATGGTATGATGTAAGGTTTAATGGAGGAGACGTAGATACAGATGTTATCCAACAATTTATTGAAGCCGGAAAATGTAATGAAGGCGGTAAAGAAATGACTTTATCCGCAGGTTCGATCACTATTACTGATGATGGTCTTGTTGTGATATCAGGGGATAGGTGTATCTGCTATCTTGATGTTGTAAATAAAAAAATAATTAAAATACTTCCATTAGAACATAGAGATACTGTTGCGGTAAATATAGGAGGCCGTGATATTCTTTTTTTTGACGGAGGTAATTTATATAAATACGAATTTGATTCGGATAATAAAATATTGTTATATGAAACAAAGCTTTATAAGTTTGAAATATCCGGTAAGGATCTATATAAAGATTATCCTTATGATTACGGTAAAGAAGATGGCGGCAATTATATTTTTATATCTAATTCAACGGCGTAATACCCTTATCCGTATGCTAGACCTGTTCACATCGCATATTCAAAAAAATATAATAGTATATATTATAAAACCAGAATTTCATTGAGTGATGGATTAAAAACAGCCGTCGTTTCCATGTCATTAGATGATTTTACAATTTATGTAGTCTGTTTGGATGGAGAATTTAATACTGATCTTGACGGCAATGTTTTTTATACACAAAAAAACGCATTATTCCGCCATGATGGGAATACAAGAAAATCCGAAAAAGTTTTTGAACATGATGAAACAATCAGCTGGTTTAAACTTTTTAATGACGCAATCTTTTTTATGCAAAAAAGCTCGCCAAATATAAAAGGCGTAAAGTTTCCTGAATTTAGAGTATATCATCAAAACAAGGTAAAATATGTAAAAATAAACGCAAATATTTATAGGAACTGTTGGGATATAATAAAAAACTAAACAATTAATCTCTAGCACATTTTCACAATTTATGCTATCATCTTCCTATGGCACATTGTATAGCTCCGGAAGCGGAAAAAATTTTGGATAAGGAATTTAAGGTTCTTGATAAGGGCTTTATCAGATTGGTAGACTACATGGGAACTGATGCCCGCATAGTGCAGTCAGCCCGTGTTTCTTATGGGGAAGGCACTAAAACTGTCCGTGAAGATGCCGGCTTAATAGATTATCTTTTGCGGAACAAGCACACATCTCCTTTTGAGCAAGTGGTTTTTACCTTTCATGTAAAGCTGCCCATTTTTGTAGCCCGTCAGTGGATCAGGCATAGGACTGCCCGCTTAAACGAAATTTCGGGACGGTATTCTATCTTAAAGGCCGAGTTTTATGTACCCGCCGGAAAGGATATAGCTTTGCAAAGCAGCGACAATAAGCAGGGCAGAATGAATGAGGCTGTTCCTCAAGACCTTCAAAATGAAGTTATAAATTCTTTACAAAAACAACAAGAAGAAATTTATGCAGGCTACTCTAAATTGCTTGATAAAAATATCGCGAGAGAGCTTGCCAGAATAAACCTCCCCCTTTCCACTTATACCGAATGGTATTGGCAAATAGACTTGCATAATCTTTTTCACTTTTTGCGGCTGCGTATGGATGCTCATGCGCAAAAAGAAATCAGAGACTATGCCGAAGTAATGTTTGAGATTTGTAAAACCGTAACCCCCCTCGCTTGTGTTTCTTTTGAGCGGCATGAAAAAAACGGCGTAAACTTTTCGGCAGAAGAACTTGAAGCTATCCGTAATTTGATAGCCGGAAAAGACAGCGGTTTACACGGAAAAGAGCTTGAACGTTTTAACGAAAAACTTAAAAGCGGAAGACAAGTATAAGGCACAGCAAAATGAGAAAGCGTGATAATTTTGTCTTTGCGGCTTTCGCTTTAAGCCTTATACTTTTATTTTTACAGCAATTTTATTTTAAAAACACGCCTGCAAGTATTATCCATGCAATAGATATTTTGATTCTTCTATTCGTTATTTCAGAAACTTTTTTTGCCGTCCGTCAGGAAAAGTATATACGCAAATACTTTCAAAATAATCTTGTAGATTTTTTAGCCGTACTTATTTTTGCCTTAACTTTTATTATATTTAAAATACAAATAGGTTTTAAAAATATTTCTGAAGAGCTAAGTATTGTTTTTGATATTTTTAAAAATATCTTTTTGTTTGGAAAAATAATTAGATTGATAAGCAAACGAGCAGGATTAACTGCAAAAATTATTTCAAACCCTGCCCGTACTTTGATTATTTCATTTTTTATGGTAATAATCATCGGCAGTTTTTTACTTATGCTTCCTGCAGCATCTGCAAAAGAGTCTCCCTTAAATTTTTTAACGGCACTTTTTACATCTGCTTCTGCCGTATGCGTTACGGGTTTAAGTGTTATAGATGTTTCTTCCGAACTTACCATAGCAGGAAAATTTATTCTGATTGTTTTAATTCAAGTAGGCGGTTTAGGCATAATGGTTTTTTCATTTTTCGGAATGCTTGCCTTCCGAAAAAAAATGACGGTCAGTGAAAAGCTCACAATTTCTTATATGGTCAGTGAAGATGACATGTCAAACCTTTTTAAAACATTAAGAGTTATCGTTTTATCTACATTCTTTATAGAAGCCCTAAGTGCAGTATTTTTATTTATAGGATTTTCACGCATTTTAGGATTCAATCTTAAAACCTTGGGCTTTGCATTATTTCATGCAATATCCGCATTTTGTAATGCGGGTTTTGCTCTTTTTTCAAACAACTTGGAATCTTTTACCTCCGATATTATTATCAGTTTAACAATAGGCTTTACCATAATTTTAGGCGGAATAAGTTTTGCAGTTATTTATGATGTTTTAGCTAAGGTCAAGACAGATATAAAAAATAAATTTTTAAAGAAAAAAAAGACCGATTATTTAATTTCGGTAAATACAAAAATGATTTTAAGCCTTACGGTTTTTATTCTTTTTATTTCTTTTGCTCTTTTTTATTTACTTGAACATCGAAATACTATGAAAGAGATGTCTTTGGGAACTCAATACCTTGCAAGTTTTTTTCAAGCTATAACATTGCGTACCGCAGGTTTTTCTACGGTTTCCTTCCTTAATTTAACAAATGCAAGCTTGCTTTTTATGATATTCATAATGTTCATGGGAGGAGCTGCAGGAAGTACAGCCGGAGGGATAAAGCTGAACACAATTGCAGTAGTCTTTGCTTTTTTTAAATCTTTTTTAAAAAATCAAAAAACGGTTGTAATTAAAAATGTTTCGGTGCCTGAAGAACAAGTAAAAAAAGCTTTTTTAATTTTCGGTTTTGGGCTTGCGGCAATTTCAGTTGGAATTTTTTTATTAACAATTACCGAAAGCCTTCCTTTTTTAGTATTATTGTTTGAAACCGTTTCGGCCTTTGCAACAGTAGGTCTTTCTACAGGAATAACGGCAGCTCTTTCACCGGCAGGTAAAATAGTAATAATAATCTTAATGTTTATCGGAAGGGTCGGCCCCTTAACTTTTTTAACTGCGGCCGGTAAAAAACAAAAAAATGATGATATAGAATATCCTTATGGAAATATAGCAATAGGATAATGGGAGAAAAATATATGGAAACAAATAAAAACTTTGCAGTCATAGGTTTGGGAGAATTCGGTTCAAGAATTTGTGAAGTTCTTGTAGACGGAGGTGCTTCAGTAGTCGCTTTTGATCATGACATTCAAGCCGTCGAAAGAATAAAAAAAATCGTTCCGGCAGCAATGCTTGTAGAAACTACAAATGAAGAAGCTCTTTTAAAAGCCCCCTTAGATGATGTGGAAGTCGCCATAGTCGCCATCGGCAATAATATAGAAGCAAGCGTTTTAACTACAACTCTTTTAAAACAAAGAGATATTCCCTATGTTTTAGCGCGTGCCGTTTCACCTCTCCATGCAACCGTTCTAAGAAGGGTCGGAGCAAACGAAGTTTTAAATATCGAAATATCGGCTGCAACAAGAATTGCGAGACGGCTTATTTCTCCCGATGTAATGGATTCAATTACGGTTACAAAAGATTTTTCGATAAGAGAAATTATTGTACCGAAATTTTTTATAGGAAAAACCGTCGGGGCTCTTGCTCTAAAAGAAAAATTCAATATTACTTTGATTGCTCTTGTTAGAATGGATTTGGATATAGATTCTGTCGGCAACCCTGTCAAACAGGAAGCTATGCACTATCCTGAAGACGATTTTGAGTTGAGAGAGGGCGATAAACTTTTTTTGATAGGCTCAAATATAAAGCTTGAAGAATTTAGAAATATGTAACGGAGCAAATATGATTTTTATTGAAAAAAAACTATTGTTTATAAGTTTAGCTGTCTCATTTGTTTTTATGATAATAACATCTTTTTGGGCATATAGTGTAGGTATGAAAATCCCTCTTAAAGGCGATTCCGAACTTGTCTTATTTTTGGGCTTTATATTTTCAGGTTTGCAGCTAATTATAATTATCAATATCATAATAGGTGCAATAAAAAAGAAAAAAGATTTTTTTACTTTAATGGAAACCATAAAAGCCGGAGGAATCTTATCTGAAAAAAAAGTTGCAAGATTAGGTTCTGCAGGATTTTTTTTACAAGACGCTCTTAGCGTATCCAATACAATCACTGCACAAAAGAGCTTAAAAATTGCAAGTCTTAACGGTTTGATTAAAAGTTTAGTTGACATGATAGATATTCCTGTAGCAATAGTCAACCTCAATGGAGAAATCGTAGAAGCCTCCCAAAAAATTAAAGCCGAAATAGATTACAACAAAGATTTAAATATTGCAGATATTATTCCGCAAATAGATATTCGAGAGGCCTTTAAGGAAGCCTCCATTAGTCATCTTCCCGTAGAGCAAGGCGGCAATGTTTTAATACCCGTTTTTTCAACTATAGGCGATATAACATATTTTTTAGTTGACACATCTAAGCATGGGGCTTTAACTAAATTTATCAATAACTTTATACCGCCTAAAAAAGAAGATTCTTCAAAACAAACAAAAAAAGGATTTTTTAAAATTTTAGGAAACCCTAAAAAAGTTTAAATTTACAATTTATAAATCCCGTCTAATTTTGCTTGTAGGCAAAACTCAATCATTTAATTTGTAGAAATAAGCGAGTAAAAATTATTTCCAATCTTCTATGGTTAAGTTTTTTATACGGCAGAATTCTTTTGTATTGTCGGTAACAAGAATTAGATTTTTCGCTAGTGCCTGTGCTGCTATCAACATATCATAGGCTCCTATAATTTTCCCTTCATTTTTTAGGGTAGTCCTTATTTTTCCGAATTCCTCGGCATCTCTATCATCAAAATTTAAAACAGAAAAAGGTGTTAAAAATTTTATTAATGATATTCTATTTCTTTCTATATATCTACTATTGTATACGCCGAACTGTAACTCTGCTACGGTAATACTTGAAATGTAAATTCCCAAGTGTTTATTCTCTTTGATTTTTTGAAGTACATTAGGACTTTTTTTATTTTTAAGAAATATACAGATATTTGTATCCAATAGGTACATTATAAACCTTTCCGATCCTGTAATTCAGGCTGGTTTCTTCCTTCCTCCATAAAATCGTCGGTAAAACCGTTTAAGCCTTCTAAAAATGTTTCCCATTCCTTGTTTTTGGGGAATAAAATAACGGACTCTCCGGCTCTGCGGATAAAAACCTCGGTTCCCGAAAAATTATATTTTTTAGGCAGCCTAACTGCTTGACTCCTGCCGTTTTGGAATAATTTTGCCGTTTCCATACTACACCCCCTTAAAATAAGTATATATCATAGTATATATTATGTCAAGAAAAGCATAATAGAAATTTTGTCATTAATATAAATCCTAATTTATAAAATTTTGGAAAATATCGTTTCGGCATCGGGCTTAAAAGAAGTTACCGATAAATTGGATAAAGGCTTAGAAACTTTGGTGTACCGAGACTTTGACGATGCAGGTTTTACCCCCTCAGGCGGAGAAGGTCAAAAAATTGCAATAGCCAGAGCCGCATACAAAAATGCCCCGATAGTTATTTTAGACGAACCGACAGCCGCTCTAGACCCGAAAGCCGAAAATAAAATCTATGAGCAGTTCGATTCTTTTTTTGCGGATAAGTGTTCTCTTTATATTTCGCATAGAATGGCGGTTACAAAATTTTCGGATAGGACTCTTGTATTCGACAATGCACACATAGTCCAAGATGGAAACCATGAAACTCTTATGAATCAAGAAGGAAAATACAAGGAGCTCTACAGCTTGCAGGCTAAGTATTATACGGATGAGGTCAATAGTCAATGATAAAAAATATTCTTTAGGCAGTCTCACTGTCCGACTTAATTTTTAAATAAATCTGAATGACTGCCTGCAAAAAGTCTTATACATCATCGTAAAAATTTACAATTTATAAACCCCGTCTAATTTTTCTTTTATTTGCGGGTCAAAGTTATGACTTATCATTATCACGGTTAAATCGGGATTTTCTATCAGCCTCTTTTCAATCTCCAAAGCGTTTTCTTTATCGAGAGAAGAAGTGCCTTCGTCGATTAAAAGAATTTTTCTGCCGTGAATGAGTGCACGGGCTATTGCTATACGCTGTCTTTGCCCGCCCGAAAAGTTTTTACCGTTTTCACTTGCGGGAGTATTAATTCCATTTTCCAAATTTTGAATCATCGGTAAAAGAGCGGATTCTTTTATAGAATTGTCTATTTTTTCATCCGGATAATTTTTGCCTAGACAAATATTTTCTTTTATAGTATCGTTAAAGATATAAACATTTTGATCAATGTACGCTACATTTTCCCGTATTTTTTCTTTATCCAGATTTAAAAGGCTAATACCGTCATATTCGATTTTACCTTCATAATCTTCCAACATTCCGTTAAGCAATTTAAAAAAAGTAGTTTTTCCGCTTCCCGATTCTCCGATTATGCCGTATTTTTTTCCGATTTCAAATTCCATATTAACATTTTTTAAAATAGGTTTTTCCGGTGTATATGCAAAATTAAGATTTGTTATTTTTATTTTATTTTTAAAAGACGGCTGTAAAAGATTTTTTGATTCGGAATTTATTTCTATGTTTTCGAATTTTTTTAAAATAGGAAAAACCGTTTTTATATTCATTCCCCTTGTGGCAATATTAGTTAAGGAGGAAAAAAGCGTGTTTGCAAGGCTATTGATTGCTATCATGGCACTTATATTTACAAGTTTATACCCGGCAAGAATACCGGTATAAATTAAGATAATCAAGCCTGCGACCATCGAAAAAAAAGCAAGCATAATTGCCGGCGTTATAACTTTTTTAGTTTGATATACGTTTTTATCTGCAAGTGCATTAGATGCTTTTTCAACTTCATTCGTAATACGATTTCTGAGGTTAAAACTGAAAAGTACATCAAAACCGCTTAAAGCATCTTTTACCTTACTTACAAAAATTTGTTTTTGAATGCTAAATTGAACTATTGCATCTGTCATTTTCTTTTGAAATAATTTCGGAACAAAAATTACGATGAAAGATAAAATTACACTTGCAGCCGCAATGCTCCAATGGATAAAAAAAAGCGGAATAAAAGCGAATAGAGCCATTGCTCCTAAATCAAGCACATCGTAAACAGCCGAAAATCCGCTCGTATTTATCGTTTGTACATCATTATT
The DNA window shown above is from Treponema denticola and carries:
- a CDS encoding TetR/AcrR family transcriptional regulator, which encodes MAKFKRKTREERTYEIIEAAKKVFLKKGFHNTTMEDIVAATSLSKGGVYQYFKSTKAIMFAIMQEGIYFRYRRNEEIFNSAKKINDPYEIVTQALEAKLFDNVPEKRLYLMFLAEILYDKEYETLFWKLENQAHKFISENLEHLFKEGAFAGKKIKYKTNKTGRLYSRLFNGILIIYELFEDKTVFDEGKRELHDFLYSCVKKSFTIE
- the thyX gene encoding FAD-dependent thymidylate synthase; translated protein: MAHCIAPEAEKILDKEFKVLDKGFIRLVDYMGTDARIVQSARVSYGEGTKTVREDAGLIDYLLRNKHTSPFEQVVFTFHVKLPIFVARQWIRHRTARLNEISGRYSILKAEFYVPAGKDIALQSSDNKQGRMNEAVPQDLQNEVINSLQKQQEEIYAGYSKLLDKNIARELARINLPLSTYTEWYWQIDLHNLFHFLRLRMDAHAQKEIRDYAEVMFEICKTVTPLACVSFERHEKNGVNFSAEELEAIRNLIAGKDSGLHGKELERFNEKLKSGRQV
- a CDS encoding ABC transporter permease, with translation MFLLKSAWDNIKFHKKRSILSILLITIASAAILLYRGFVEYSEQGMAIGFIQESGHLQVALKDFWNKKNTADMILTAHDMNKLKDLFDKTPEIVSSDAVLNFQGIIRTQNSSSIFCGAGYDEPHSLGSTEGCPVFEGDNSLVLDKALFNSLGLDLENNNYVNIMSAIGEKKIAAGSFEVSGTIDIGTPQNAAGFLIASRKDILDFFGMEDAASYIRLYLKNNQDIEKIENKLNSVFKENNLNFDVKNWKTLNPSWQQVSDLFNAQFIVISGILYVLIFTALTQSLSASFMERIGEFGTMEAIGLKKSMLISILILEVCILSFAGIIGGILLSQAGNIITQMFDIKMNPPGSTSYYLLNFFITAEAVIKTQFFIFFTALISVIYPIYTIKKYSSIKLINYNIS
- a CDS encoding ABC transporter ATP-binding protein is translated as MINPELKVKNLYKTYSVNSKKIEVTKNISFTAEQGSLIWIYGNSGAGKSTFLNLITGIDYPDSGEIEWGDKNINKMSNGERAKFRLENCGLIFQFFELIKSQTIFDNASIPLKIQKKSKKEIREALTPLFEYFDLKDLIYKKPNELSGGEKQRVSIVRALSCNPKYILADEITSSLDSDRSNQVYKYLRKYLKEKNGVGIFVSHDPIIKNYADKIYKMAGGSLNETDGE
- a CDS encoding TrkH family potassium uptake protein produces the protein MRKRDNFVFAAFALSLILLFLQQFYFKNTPASIIHAIDILILLFVISETFFAVRQEKYIRKYFQNNLVDFLAVLIFALTFIIFKIQIGFKNISEELSIVFDIFKNIFLFGKIIRLISKRAGLTAKIISNPARTLIISFFMVIIIGSFLLMLPAASAKESPLNFLTALFTSASAVCVTGLSVIDVSSELTIAGKFILIVLIQVGGLGIMVFSFFGMLAFRKKMTVSEKLTISYMVSEDDMSNLFKTLRVIVLSTFFIEALSAVFLFIGFSRILGFNLKTLGFALFHAISAFCNAGFALFSNNLESFTSDIIISLTIGFTIILGGISFAVIYDVLAKVKTDIKNKFLKKKKTDYLISVNTKMILSLTVFILFISFALFYLLEHRNTMKEMSLGTQYLASFFQAITLRTAGFSTVSFLNLTNASLLFMIFIMFMGGAAGSTAGGIKLNTIAVVFAFFKSFLKNQKTVVIKNVSVPEEQVKKAFLIFGFGLAAISVGIFLLTITESLPFLVLLFETVSAFATVGLSTGITAALSPAGKIVIIILMFIGRVGPLTFLTAAGKKQKNDDIEYPYGNIAIG